Below is a window of Spirochaetaceae bacterium DNA.
AGTGCGGCTCCTACTGCAGTCCCGCCACGCACCCACCGAGCGCGTGTGGAGCGATTCTGCAACGACGTCGCCAGCGAAGTGCTTCTTCCGCACGACTCTCTTCCAGGACTTCGCCAAGGACTCACCGTGGACGCCGCCGCGGACCAGGTCAGCAAGGTCGCCGTCACCCGCAACGTGAGCGAAGCAATGGTGGCGTACCGCTACTGGCGTACCGGCGCGCTTGACGCCGAGATTTACCGTCGACTCGCAGCTTCTTACGCTGCTCGATGGCAGAGTGCGCGAGCGCGCCGCCGCGAACTACGCGAGGAGGCCGCGGGAACCGGTCCGACCTATTACACGGTGCGAAAGCACCGTCTCGGTCGACCACTGATCAATCTCGTCCGCCGCGCCCTGAGGTCCGACGAGCTGACCCACACCAAGGCGGCCCTGATCCTTGGCGTGAAACCAAGCGGTGTAGAGCCACTGTTGGGAGGATCGATGACCGGGAGTCCAACGCGGCAGCAGTCGGGATAGTCGTGCTGTACCTGCTTGATGCGAATGTGCTGATCCGCACCCATGAGGACTACTACCCGCTCGATCGCATCCGGCCCTTCTGGGACTGGCTGATTTCCGAGGCCTCTGCCCGGCACGTGAAGATGCCCTTCGAAATCCACGACGAGATCGCCACTGCCAGCGGCCCACTCAAGGACTGGATCACGCAGCCGGACGTGAGGAGCGCACTCGTCTTGAACGAGGAAGTCGACCGACAAGTGTTCAACCATGTGATCGACACGGCATACGCGCCGGACTTGGCAGATCACGAACTGGAGGAAGCCGGACGCGATCCGTTTATTGTCACCTACGGTCTGATGCAAAGGAGTCGTACCGTTGTCACGAAGGAAATTAGTCGCCGAGCAAAACACGTGGGCGCCGAAAAGTGCCGGATGCCTGCGATATCTTGAACATTCTCTGGACGACTGACCTCGAATTCTACGGAATCCGGAACTTCCGCATCACATGACACAGACGCTTCACAACTCGATGAAGCTGGCCAATCCGACGCGCTTGCCCAGCGTGCCCGGAGATTTCGAGGATGGATTGGCAATCCATCCTCGTTTGCGGGTCGACTTACAGCGCCGGCAAGAATCGCGCCGGGGCCATCGTGGCTACCCGCCAAGCCTGTTTCTTTACGCTGAACGATTTAGTCATGACATGTATCAATTCGTGGAGGGAAGTGCCTCGGAGTATTCTATCGCACCCGCGCAATAGCGATGGCCACCCTGCTCCGTCATGATGCTCTCCGTCATGTCTCGTCTTGGGACAACATCTCCGATATGCGCGGGTAGAGCGTGCGCACGAGCTTGTCCAAGTGGTAGCGCATCCACCGTACGGCCTCCCGGAATTCCGGCGTCTCGTCCTCCCCGTGGCCCGGCATCACGCCGATCTCACATTCATAGCCGAGCGACCGCCTCTCGCCGCCCTCGTCCCAAGACTTCATCACCGGAGGCTCGCCTAGCGCGCCAAAGATGCGTCGGGCTACGTCGTCCCCCTCACGCGGCCGCACGTAGCATCCGATCTTGCGATCGTCAGGACTCCGGTAGTATGCAGCGAACGGGAGTCCGTAGCCGCCGTGGGACGTACCGGGGGCCGGCAGCCACACGAGCGGCTCGGCGAGCCCCTTGTCGATCCGTACTCGACACGGGAGGTCAAGCCCGTTGAATACCTCGAACCAAAACCGAATGTTCTCGGATTGCCGATCGGAGAGCGTAGCCATATCGTTTCCTT
It encodes the following:
- a CDS encoding DUF4411 family protein, with translation MLYLLDANVLIRTHEDYYPLDRIRPFWDWLISEASARHVKMPFEIHDEIATASGPLKDWITQPDVRSALVLNEEVDRQVFNHVIDTAYAPDLADHELEEAGRDPFIVTYGLMQRSRTVVTKEISRRAKHVGAEKCRMPAIS